The genomic window GCGGCTCACGCTGGCCTGCTGAATCGCACTCAGACGCGGCAGGCCGGCGTGGGTCTGGATCTCGATTTCGTCCACCAGCACCACGGCGTTCTTGATTAGCATACCCGAGAGACTCAACACCCCCAGCAGCGACATAAAGCCGAAAGGCAGGCCGGATAATAGCAATCCGACGACAACGCCAACCAGGGACATGGGCACCACCAACCAGATAATCAGCGGTTCGCGCACGGTACCAAACAACAATACCGTCACCAGAATCATGATCAGGAAACCAATCGGCAAACCCTTCCCCAGTGACTTCTGTGCATCGGAGGATCGCTCGTACTCACCACCAAACTCCATCGAATAGCCGGGAGGCAGTGACAGGCTCTCGATATCCCCACGAATCCGTGCAAACGCGGCCATCGCCGTCACTCCCTCGGGGGCATCACCACTGATGGTAATGGTGGGGACACGGTTGCGACGTTGAATCAGCCCCTCTTCAGCCGTGGTCTCAAAATCTTCCACCAGCTGGCCTGCGGGAATGTAGCCGCGCTCATTCGGACTCCACACCAGGCGATCCGTGAGCGTGCCGACCTGATTGCGATCATCTACCGGTAGCCGCGCGACGATCGGAATAATGCGGTCGCCACTCTCGAAATCCCCTACCCGATAGCCCTGCGTGGCGAACTGCACCGCACGACTGATATCGGCATTGGTGACGCCGGCCAGTCGGGCGCGTTCGTCATCCAGGTGGGCGCGGATCACCGGCTCTCGCTCGCGCCAGTCGTGGTGAATATCCTCTAGCTCCTGTTCGCGGTACAGCACCTCCACGTTACCCGCCAACTCGCGCAGTGTGTTGAAGTCGGGACCGGAAATCCGCACCTCCACATCGGCGCCACCACCGGGACCAAAGACGATCCGCTTGAAGGTAATCAGCGCGTCCGGGTGTTTATTGCGCAGCGTCTCTTTCGCATGCTCGATCAGTGGTGCAATTTGCTCGCGATTCTCTGTGCGGACAATCAACTGACCGTAAGACGGATTCGGCGGCTCCGGCTTGTAGGTCAGCATAAACCGATCAGCCCCCCGCCCGGCCACGGCAGTGACCGAGACCACGCCCGCTTGAGAACTGAAAAACTCAGTCGCCTCCTGCAGAGCCTGATCCGTGCGCTTGATATCGCTGCCCTGGGGCATCTGGTAGTTCACGTAAAACAGGGGTGAGTTGGAATTAGGGAAAAACCCCTGCTTGACGAAGCCGAAGGCCATATAGCTTGCCAGTGTCACCGCCATCAGGATTGCGATGGTGGTGCCACGACGTTGCAGGGCTCCCGAGAGTGCATCGGCGTACATCCGGTAAAAGCGGCCCCGGTAGGGATCATCGGGATTAGCGTTTTTTCCCGGCTTGAACAGGTGGTTGCCCAGATACGGGGTAATGGTAATCGCCAGCACCCAGCTCAGAAGGAGAGAGATCCCGATCACGGCAAACAGTGAAAACAGGAATTCGCCGGTAGCATCATCGGAGAGACCGATACCCGAGAACGCCATAATGCCGATAATCGTGGCCCCGAGAAGCGGCCAGAAAGTCTGGCGCACGACGCGCGCGGCGGCATTGCGGGGCTTTTCTTTTTTCTCCACCCCCATCAGCATGCCCTCCGCCACCACAATGGCGTTGTCCACCAGCATACCCATGGCGATGATCAAGGCACCGAGCGAAATCCGCTGCAGGTTGAGGCCCATCAGGTTCATGATGAACACCGTACCCAGCACCGTCAGCGCCAATACAGCCCCCACTACGACGCCCGAGCGCCACCCCATGAACAGGCACAGAACCAGGATGACAATTACCACCGAGGAAACGAGATTGAAGAGAAAGCCATTGACGCTGTCCTCGACAACCCGGTGCTGTTCATAGACGGGAAATACTTCCACGCCCAACGGCAAGCCCTGCGCGAGCTGGGCCAGCTTTTCCTCTACCGCCGCTCCCACATCGACGATGTTGGTAGCCTGCCCACCGGCAATGCCGAGCAGAATGGCCGGCTGGCCGTTATAGCGGGCAATAAAATCGGGCTTCTGCTCATATCCGATCGAAACCTCTGCAATGTCTCGCACCGCGAGCATGGCAGTAGAACCGGGAACACCGATCAGGATATTGCGGATACTCTCCAGATCATTGGCCGGATTATCCACCACAATACGGGTGCGCAGATCCTTCCCCTCGACCTCCCCAACCTGCTGCACCGAACTCTCGGCCTGCAACACCTGAGCCAGGTCATCGAGGGAAAAGCCGAGCTGCGCGAGGCGGGTCTCGTCGATATCCAGATAGGCCACCTCATCGATCACGCCGGATCGCGATACCTTGGCCACGCCCTCAACAGTCAGCAGTTCACGGCGAATCGCCTTGGTGATTTCCCGCATCTCGCTGTGGGAGAAACCCTCGCCGGTGACCGCATAATAAATACCGAAGACTTCCCCAAAATCGTCGTTCACCACTGGAGGCAGGGCGCCGCGGGGCAGTTGCACCTGGGCATCGCGTACCTTGCGGCGCAGCTCGTCCCAGATCTGGGGCAGCTGGTTGGAATCGTAATGATCTTCGATACTGACGCGGATCTCAGACATTCCCGGACGCGAGGTGGAGGTAATGTCTTTCAGTTGCGCC from Microbulbifer aggregans includes these protein-coding regions:
- a CDS encoding efflux RND transporter permease subunit; translated protein: MKISEIFIRQPVYSWLLMLICLFGGLWGIADIGRLEDPAFTIKEARVFTAYPGASAQQVEEEVTEKLEVAIQQLAQLKDITSTSRPGMSEIRVSIEDHYDSNQLPQIWDELRRKVRDAQVQLPRGALPPVVNDDFGEVFGIYYAVTGEGFSHSEMREITKAIRRELLTVEGVAKVSRSGVIDEVAYLDIDETRLAQLGFSLDDLAQVLQAESSVQQVGEVEGKDLRTRIVVDNPANDLESIRNILIGVPGSTAMLAVRDIAEVSIGYEQKPDFIARYNGQPAILLGIAGGQATNIVDVGAAVEEKLAQLAQGLPLGVEVFPVYEQHRVVEDSVNGFLFNLVSSVVIVILVLCLFMGWRSGVVVGAVLALTVLGTVFIMNLMGLNLQRISLGALIIAMGMLVDNAIVVAEGMLMGVEKKEKPRNAAARVVRQTFWPLLGATIIGIMAFSGIGLSDDATGEFLFSLFAVIGISLLLSWVLAITITPYLGNHLFKPGKNANPDDPYRGRFYRMYADALSGALQRRGTTIAILMAVTLASYMAFGFVKQGFFPNSNSPLFYVNYQMPQGSDIKRTDQALQEATEFFSSQAGVVSVTAVAGRGADRFMLTYKPEPPNPSYGQLIVRTENREQIAPLIEHAKETLRNKHPDALITFKRIVFGPGGGADVEVRISGPDFNTLRELAGNVEVLYREQELEDIHHDWREREPVIRAHLDDERARLAGVTNADISRAVQFATQGYRVGDFESGDRIIPIVARLPVDDRNQVGTLTDRLVWSPNERGYIPAGQLVEDFETTAEEGLIQRRNRVPTITISGDAPEGVTAMAAFARIRGDIESLSLPPGYSMEFGGEYERSSDAQKSLGKGLPIGFLIMILVTVLLFGTVREPLIIWLVVPMSLVGVVVGLLLSGLPFGFMSLLGVLSLSGMLIKNAVVLVDEIEIQTHAGLPRLSAIQQASVSRLRPVFLAAVTTILGMSPLLFDAFFADMAVTIMGGLGFATVLTLIAVPVFYALFHRVRADEVVER